In the genome of [Mycoplasma] phocae, one region contains:
- a CDS encoding ATP-binding cassette domain-containing protein, whose product MINKKVIFQAKNIYKSVKGHFLIDNANFSILENRIHILVGENGAGKSTLMKICTGGDLDFEGTLFFDGQNLDSIEKPKSFLFFNTHIKFPYYLSAINYIREYCRLFTGRKINKNLVIKKFKEYGLELKMKNNPNTFSSGEKKKLILLFSEIAKPQLLFLDEPDSNLDPTARKMLYLKLREFTKAGITIFISSHLIDEIRHYVDDATFIKRGKIIWTGPIVNRDDLTYIYNQHLLYDKEYK is encoded by the coding sequence ATGATTAATAAAAAAGTTATATTTCAAGCGAAAAATATTTATAAAAGTGTCAAGGGTCATTTTTTAATTGATAACGCAAATTTTTCGATTTTAGAAAACAGAATTCACATCCTTGTCGGAGAGAATGGAGCCGGCAAATCTACCCTTATGAAAATTTGTACTGGAGGCGATTTAGATTTCGAAGGAACGCTTTTCTTTGATGGACAAAATCTCGATAGTATCGAAAAACCAAAATCATTTTTATTCTTTAACACCCATATAAAATTTCCTTATTATTTATCCGCAATTAACTACATTAGAGAGTATTGTAGACTATTTACCGGACGAAAAATTAATAAGAATTTGGTTATTAAGAAGTTTAAAGAGTATGGATTAGAATTAAAAATGAAAAATAATCCCAATACTTTTTCAAGTGGGGAAAAAAAGAAATTAATTTTGTTATTTTCCGAAATAGCAAAACCACAACTACTATTTTTAGATGAGCCCGATTCTAACCTAGATCCAACTGCTCGAAAAATGTTGTATCTAAAATTACGAGAATTTACAAAAGCAGGAATTACAATTTTTATTTCTTCACATTTAATTGACGAGATAAGACATTATGTTGATGATGCAACATTTATAAAAAGAGGCAAGATTATTTGAACCGGTCCTATTGTAAATAGAGACGATTTAACCTATATATACAATCAACACCTTTTATACGATAAGGAATACAAATAA
- the serS gene encoding serine--tRNA ligase, translating to MLDLKYILSNKSEVIKKLSTRNFDLSIIEEIIKIGNKRNEFIHELETLQAKRNELSQQIGIKMRNHQKTDDLLKEVNKIKEEIDLKDKEADDLIRKVHDLMLQVPNLPYDDVPVGRSEDDNVVIREHAKLGRGLVKNVEAHYDIALKHDMLDFSRAVKLAKTRFVLYKNDGAKLVRALANFMLDTHIKNGYKEMLPAHLVNSSMLYGTGQLPKFANDLFKIEANDLWLIPTAEVPVTNYHYDEIVDLSSPIKYVAYTKCFRSEAGSGGKDTKGLIRQHEFHKVELVKLVAQEDGIKQWELTVNDAKSILELLEIPYREVLLSTGDLGFGSAKTIDLEIWIPSEQRYRETSSISIYNDFQSKRAKIRYRGSDNKTKYAYTINGSGVAIDRVVAAILENYQNPDGSIDVPKVLVPYMGKTTIK from the coding sequence ATGTTAGATTTAAAATATATTTTGAGCAATAAAAGTGAGGTGATCAAGAAACTTTCAACAAGAAATTTTGATCTTTCAATTATTGAAGAAATAATAAAAATAGGTAATAAAAGAAATGAATTTATTCACGAGCTTGAAACTTTGCAAGCAAAAAGAAATGAGCTAAGTCAACAAATCGGAATAAAAATGAGAAATCATCAAAAAACAGATGATTTACTAAAAGAAGTAAATAAAATTAAAGAAGAAATTGATTTAAAAGATAAAGAAGCAGATGATCTTATTAGAAAAGTTCATGATTTAATGCTTCAAGTTCCTAACTTACCATATGATGATGTTCCTGTGGGAAGAAGTGAAGATGATAATGTTGTTATTAGAGAGCATGCTAAATTAGGAAGAGGATTAGTTAAAAATGTTGAAGCCCATTATGATATTGCTCTTAAACATGACATGCTAGATTTTTCAAGGGCTGTTAAATTAGCTAAAACTAGATTTGTATTATATAAAAATGATGGTGCGAAATTAGTAAGAGCACTTGCTAATTTTATGCTTGATACGCATATTAAAAATGGTTATAAAGAAATGCTACCAGCACATCTTGTAAACTCATCAATGTTATATGGAACTGGACAATTGCCAAAGTTTGCAAATGACTTATTTAAAATCGAAGCAAATGATTTATGATTAATACCAACAGCTGAGGTGCCAGTAACTAATTATCACTACGATGAAATTGTTGACCTTAGCTCACCAATTAAATATGTAGCTTATACTAAATGCTTCCGCTCAGAAGCCGGAAGTGGCGGTAAGGATACTAAAGGTTTAATTAGACAACATGAATTTCATAAAGTGGAGCTTGTTAAACTTGTTGCTCAAGAAGATGGTATTAAACAATGAGAGCTAACCGTTAATGATGCTAAAAGTATTTTAGAATTGCTTGAGATACCATATCGTGAGGTCTTACTTTCAACTGGTGATTTAGGTTTTGGTTCAGCTAAAACAATTGATCTAGAAATTTGAATTCCATCAGAGCAAAGATATCGTGAAACTAGCTCAATTTCAATATATAATGACTTTCAATCGAAACGTGCCAAAATTAGATATCGTGGCAGTGATAATAAAACTAAATATGCTTATACTATTAATGGTTCTGGTGTAGCTATTGATCGTGTAGTAGCCGCAATTCTAGAAAATTATCAAAATCCAGACGGTAGCATTGACGTTCCTAAGGTTTTAGTTCCTTATATGGGAAAAACCACTATTAAATAA
- a CDS encoding AAA family ATPase — MMQEYSTIQGYFTKILWISEKGDVVICSFKIQKNDVLNHVMTNKFNSISVIFKNNLFNLQEIILDEKIYQIQVLANKFSKYPNSYTAKSISHVKENDNYKVNYIVKFLKSANFRGIGEEKSWAIVNDLGVDAISKIINDDSIDYKKYNISEENWKQAKEFLIENPQLVEDQLLFLKLNLSPSLYEIILKQFLTLNIFIEKYKENFYKFFLENKKVKLDDIDKLSTHFNYPNHPFKKATHVYKAISDYFFSSGNTRIKKNEVHETLAKNISYDPNWPRDKKEFSDSINLLIEDFYLIELNYDGEIFLTTKEIYEMEKYIIERLVAINHKSKLIPIPFKDSRKYHDLQLKAITSALSEKLVLITGSPGTGKTLITNEIINQLLTKYHEKDIAVVTPTGRATININNQQRKLKASTIHSFLEWDPENDRFNVNENYPKNIECLIIDEFSMVSVDIFFSLLKGLNKRYLKKIILVGDKDQLPAIGPGYLINDFIENKIFNTIFLSKIYRQSENYEIIKDAISINSGKWPKFDGKSSQFIETKREKLKEKIKEYIEKLLETGYTKRDIAILSPIYNYDTGIDEINDCISDFYRNLEKQEIIKYREKNYAIDDKIINLTNDPKAKIFNGEIGYISKFTLENKKNSSEKLLTHISVDFEDSEKTVTFSRSDFLANTYPAYCTSVHKYQGSECKAVIIVLFSEAKRLLSKKLIYTAITRAKNYSVILGEKEALIEGIQNDGDSKRITNISKLWNEVK, encoded by the coding sequence ATGATGCAAGAGTATTCGACAATACAAGGCTATTTTACAAAAATACTATGAATATCTGAAAAAGGTGATGTAGTAATTTGTAGTTTTAAAATCCAAAAAAATGATGTTCTTAACCATGTTATGACAAATAAATTTAATTCCATATCGGTTATTTTTAAAAATAATTTATTTAATTTACAAGAAATAATTTTAGATGAAAAAATTTATCAAATTCAAGTTCTAGCTAATAAATTTTCAAAATATCCAAATAGCTATACCGCCAAAAGTATCTCACATGTTAAAGAAAACGATAATTACAAAGTTAACTACATTGTAAAATTTCTTAAGAGCGCAAATTTTCGGGGTATTGGTGAAGAAAAATCATGGGCTATTGTTAATGACCTTGGAGTAGATGCTATATCAAAGATTATTAATGATGATTCAATTGATTATAAAAAATATAACATTTCTGAGGAGAACTGAAAACAGGCTAAAGAATTTTTAATTGAAAATCCACAATTAGTTGAAGATCAGCTGCTATTTCTTAAATTAAATTTAAGTCCTTCACTTTATGAAATAATTTTAAAACAGTTTTTAACTTTGAATATTTTCATTGAAAAATATAAAGAAAACTTCTATAAGTTTTTTTTGGAAAATAAAAAAGTTAAATTAGATGATATCGATAAACTAAGTACTCATTTTAATTATCCAAATCATCCTTTTAAAAAAGCAACACATGTTTATAAGGCGATTTCAGATTATTTTTTTAGTTCAGGAAATACAAGAATTAAAAAAAATGAAGTCCATGAAACACTTGCAAAAAATATTAGTTATGACCCTAATTGACCACGTGATAAAAAAGAATTTTCTGATTCAATTAATTTGCTAATTGAAGATTTCTATTTAATAGAATTAAATTATGATGGTGAAATATTCTTAACTACTAAAGAAATATATGAAATGGAAAAATATATTATTGAAAGGTTAGTTGCAATTAATCACAAAAGTAAATTAATTCCTATTCCATTTAAGGATAGTAGAAAATATCATGACCTACAATTAAAGGCAATCACATCAGCATTATCAGAAAAACTAGTTTTAATTACAGGAAGTCCCGGCACTGGTAAGACCTTAATAACTAATGAAATTATTAACCAACTACTAACAAAATACCATGAAAAAGATATTGCTGTTGTTACTCCAACCGGAAGAGCTACAATTAACATAAATAATCAACAGAGAAAACTAAAAGCATCTACAATTCACAGTTTTCTTGAATGAGATCCGGAAAATGACCGATTTAATGTAAATGAAAATTATCCAAAGAACATCGAATGTTTAATAATAGATGAATTTTCTATGGTAAGTGTTGATATATTTTTTTCACTTTTAAAAGGTCTTAATAAAAGATATTTAAAAAAAATTATTTTAGTAGGTGATAAAGATCAACTGCCAGCAATTGGACCAGGATATCTAATTAATGATTTCATTGAAAATAAGATTTTTAACACCATTTTTCTAAGTAAAATTTACCGCCAATCAGAAAATTACGAAATTATTAAAGACGCTATTAGTATTAATAGTGGCAAATGGCCTAAATTTGACGGTAAAAGTTCACAATTTATTGAAACCAAAAGAGAGAAATTAAAAGAAAAAATAAAGGAATATATTGAAAAATTGCTAGAAACGGGGTATACTAAGCGCGATATCGCAATTTTAAGTCCAATTTATAATTATGATACAGGAATAGATGAAATTAATGATTGTATTAGTGACTTTTATCGCAATTTAGAAAAACAAGAAATCATAAAATACCGTGAAAAAAATTATGCGATAGATGACAAAATTATTAATTTAACTAACGACCCAAAAGCAAAAATTTTTAACGGAGAAATTGGGTATATTTCTAAGTTTACTTTAGAGAATAAAAAAAATAGTTCTGAAAAATTACTAACTCATATCTCTGTAGATTTTGAAGATAGTGAAAAAACAGTTACTTTTAGTAGATCAGATTTCTTAGCAAACACTTATCCAGCTTACTGTACTAGTGTCCATAAATATCAAGGCAGTGAATGTAAAGCTGTTATTATTGTACTATTTTCTGAAGCAAAACGCTTACTAAGTAAAAAGTTAATTTATACTGCAATAACCCGGGCAAAAAATTATAGTGTTATATTGGGAGAAAAAGAAGCATTAATAGAAGGAATACAAAATGATGGTGATTCAAAAAGAATTACAAATATTTCAAAATTATGAAATGAGGTTAAATAA
- the pth gene encoding aminoacyl-tRNA hydrolase, with amino-acid sequence MKLIVGLGNPGSEYAKTRHNVGFLTIDKIAEKLQIQLSEKKFNGIFFKDKEVIIAKPLTFMNKSGEFVKSIIEYYDIALSDVLIVYDDLDLPLGQAAIKQSGSSGGHRGMKDIIEKLNTQDIKRIKIGIGRGENVIDYVLGKFSFEDYNIISKLIDKAADAIISFISNDIRFVMNKFTGKLYE; translated from the coding sequence ATGAAACTTATTGTTGGACTAGGTAATCCTGGTAGCGAATATGCAAAAACTAGACATAATGTCGGATTTTTAACAATTGATAAAATTGCTGAAAAATTACAAATTCAACTTTCGGAAAAAAAATTTAATGGGATATTTTTTAAAGATAAGGAAGTTATAATTGCTAAACCACTAACCTTTATGAATAAAAGTGGAGAATTTGTTAAATCAATAATAGAATATTATGATATTGCTCTAAGTGATGTGTTAATTGTTTATGATGATTTAGATCTACCTCTAGGTCAAGCAGCTATTAAACAAAGCGGTTCATCTGGCGGCCATCGAGGAATGAAAGATATTATTGAAAAATTAAATACTCAAGATATCAAAAGAATTAAAATTGGAATTGGAAGAGGAGAAAACGTTATTGATTATGTGCTAGGCAAATTTAGTTTTGAAGATTATAACATCATTTCAAAATTAATTGACAAAGCGGCCGATGCCATTATCTCATTCATTTCTAATGATATTCGTTTTGTAATGAACAAATTTACAGGCAAATTATATGAATAA
- the tilS gene encoding tRNA lysidine(34) synthetase TilS translates to MNKNFTNVARNKLIEEFNKYNIDISKKILIGVSGGPDSMWLLNLIKDFNIVVAHVNYNKRYDSHYDQKLVESFCQENDINLEVLSINHNNNLGNFQDEARKERYQFYKKIYEQYQCSYLLLAHQKDDFLETAIMQKQANRHPLYFGIKIQNQLYNMQIFRPMINLWWKDEIKEFCQQNSILFATDYTNDLPIYSRNKIRLSLKSHDKQSKENLFHEYLDKNLKLTKIANQVQIIYQNWEQTGFCCDFLRNLDFSLNYLIYYLIHRKYKNIKLTTNKINLINQFLLSENRSKVFKLNEKNYLIKKKNHLLFN, encoded by the coding sequence ATGAATAAAAATTTCACTAATGTTGCACGAAATAAATTAATAGAAGAATTTAATAAATATAACATTGACATTTCAAAAAAAATATTAATTGGTGTTAGTGGCGGTCCTGATTCAATGTGGTTACTTAATTTAATTAAGGATTTTAATATTGTAGTTGCTCACGTAAATTACAATAAACGTTATGATTCACATTATGATCAAAAATTAGTAGAGTCATTTTGCCAAGAAAATGACATCAATTTAGAAGTTCTATCAATTAACCATAATAATAATCTTGGTAATTTTCAAGATGAAGCTCGCAAGGAAAGATATCAATTTTACAAAAAAATATACGAACAATATCAATGTTCTTATTTATTACTTGCACATCAAAAGGATGATTTTCTAGAAACCGCCATAATGCAAAAGCAAGCTAATCGCCATCCGCTGTATTTTGGCATTAAAATACAAAATCAACTGTATAACATGCAAATTTTTCGTCCTATGATTAATTTATGATGAAAAGACGAAATTAAAGAATTCTGCCAACAAAATAGTATTTTGTTTGCAACTGATTACACAAATGATCTACCGATTTATTCTCGCAATAAAATTCGTTTATCACTAAAATCACATGACAAACAAAGCAAAGAAAATTTATTTCATGAGTATTTAGATAAAAATCTGAAACTAACTAAAATTGCAAATCAGGTTCAAATAATTTATCAAAATTGAGAGCAAACCGGATTTTGTTGTGATTTTTTGAGAAATTTAGATTTTTCACTTAATTATTTAATTTATTATCTAATCCATAGAAAATATAAAAATATAAAATTAACTACAAATAAGATTAATTTAATTAATCAATTCTTACTTTCCGAAAATCGAAGCAAAGTTTTTAAATTGAATGAAAAAAATTATTTAATTAAGAAAAAAAATCATTTATTATTCAATTAG
- the ftsH gene encoding ATP-dependent zinc metalloprotease FtsH has translation MNPNTPKKSRKPLGFMTIFLIIAAIVAVIVIGLIISDFVRSSLTNYKDINFLKKVITETSKSQIDNTYISSWVENAYSGTLTITLQSTDSGFLREITGNPNFRGQQYVFTYAFGDFSGITELHRSVVVWAGGSPDVLSYNDAVAKCVEFAGNNAGRVQFALPPQQGIFQRYILPAITILFLIAIILNIFSWQRSMQGRDGIAGTFNSRSVAQRVYTNKKFSDIAGNEEVKEEVVELVDYLKNPKKYDAAGARIPKGILLGGPPGTGKTLLAKATAGEANVPFYFISASNFVEMFVGLGAKRVRDMFKEARENAPAIIFIDELDAVGRSRGAGIGGGNDEREQTLNQLLVEMDGIKENSGILIMAATNRTDVLDPALLRPGRFDRTITVSLPDIKEREAILKLHARGKRIDSSVNFAQVARRTPGFSGAQLENVINEASLLSVRERTNVITIAQIDEAIDRVMAGPAKKSRTISEKENISVAYHEAGHAVVGLKIKGGNKVQKITIIPRGRAGGYNLMMPEEEKYNHSKSELISIITSFMGGRVAEAIIYGADNVSTGASDDIAKATGIARKMVTEWGLSDLGPIQYEEDNSNPFLGRDYMKNASFSNKVGQEIDEEIRKIILTAEKKAHEIISQNRELLELIKDALIINETIVAEEIEYIEKHMKLPPAMTKSKESLQKEYSESDFNELFNEVAGKKKITDDKYENKLNQELEKHNIADVADDDTRKEDEN, from the coding sequence ATGAACCCTAATACACCAAAAAAATCTCGTAAACCGCTTGGTTTTATGACGATATTTTTGATAATTGCTGCTATTGTTGCAGTTATCGTAATTGGTTTGATAATTAGTGATTTTGTTAGAAGTTCGTTAACTAACTATAAAGACATTAATTTTCTGAAGAAAGTTATCACTGAAACTTCAAAAAGTCAAATAGACAATACCTATATATCTTCATGGGTAGAGAATGCTTATAGCGGTACATTAACAATTACACTACAGTCCACGGATAGCGGCTTTTTAAGAGAGATTACCGGAAATCCCAACTTTAGAGGACAACAGTATGTATTTACTTATGCATTCGGAGATTTTTCTGGAATCACTGAATTACATAGATCAGTAGTGGTATGAGCGGGTGGAAGTCCCGACGTATTATCATATAATGATGCTGTTGCAAAATGTGTTGAGTTTGCCGGAAATAATGCTGGAAGAGTTCAATTTGCTCTACCTCCACAACAAGGAATCTTCCAAAGATATATCCTACCCGCGATCACAATCTTATTCTTAATAGCAATTATTTTGAATATTTTTTCATGACAAAGATCTATGCAAGGGAGGGACGGCATTGCCGGAACTTTCAATTCAAGATCAGTTGCCCAAAGAGTTTATACTAACAAAAAATTCTCTGATATTGCTGGAAATGAAGAAGTAAAAGAAGAAGTTGTTGAATTAGTAGATTATTTAAAAAACCCTAAAAAATATGATGCCGCCGGAGCAAGAATTCCAAAAGGAATTTTACTAGGTGGCCCCCCAGGAACAGGAAAAACTTTACTTGCAAAAGCAACCGCCGGAGAAGCAAATGTACCTTTCTATTTCATTTCTGCATCAAACTTTGTAGAAATGTTTGTGGGACTAGGAGCTAAGAGAGTCCGTGATATGTTTAAAGAAGCACGTGAAAATGCTCCAGCAATTATTTTTATTGATGAATTAGACGCCGTTGGACGTTCAAGAGGAGCTGGAATCGGTGGTGGTAATGATGAAAGAGAACAAACTCTAAATCAATTACTAGTTGAAATGGATGGTATTAAAGAAAATAGTGGAATTCTAATCATGGCAGCTACCAATAGAACCGATGTTTTAGACCCTGCCTTACTAAGACCTGGACGTTTCGATAGAACTATTACTGTTTCACTTCCTGACATCAAAGAAAGAGAAGCAATTCTTAAATTACACGCTCGTGGTAAAAGAATTGACTCATCAGTAAACTTTGCTCAAGTTGCAAGAAGAACACCAGGATTTTCAGGTGCACAACTTGAAAATGTTATTAACGAGGCATCACTTCTAAGTGTTAGAGAAAGAACCAATGTGATTACCATTGCTCAAATTGATGAGGCAATTGACCGGGTAATGGCAGGTCCTGCTAAAAAATCAAGAACAATTTCTGAAAAAGAAAATATTTCTGTGGCTTACCACGAAGCCGGACATGCTGTTGTTGGTTTAAAAATTAAAGGCGGAAATAAAGTTCAAAAAATTACCATTATTCCACGGGGAAGAGCTGGTGGATATAACCTTATGATGCCAGAAGAAGAAAAATACAATCATTCTAAATCTGAATTAATTTCAATTATTACTTCATTTATGGGTGGTAGAGTAGCGGAAGCTATTATCTATGGAGCCGATAATGTTTCAACCGGAGCTAGTGACGATATTGCTAAGGCAACTGGAATTGCTAGAAAAATGGTAACTGAATGAGGACTTTCTGATTTAGGCCCAATTCAATATGAAGAAGATAATTCAAATCCATTTTTAGGTCGTGATTATATGAAAAATGCTTCATTCTCAAATAAAGTTGGTCAAGAAATTGATGAAGAAATCAGAAAAATTATTCTAACTGCTGAGAAAAAAGCACATGAAATTATTTCGCAAAACCGTGAACTTTTAGAACTTATTAAAGACGCTTTAATTATTAATGAAACTATTGTTGCTGAAGAAATTGAATATATTGAAAAACATATGAAACTTCCACCAGCAATGACTAAATCAAAAGAAAGCTTACAAAAAGAATATTCTGAAAGTGATTTTAATGAACTTTTCAACGAAGTGGCTGGTAAGAAAAAAATTACCGATGACAAATATGAAAATAAGTTAAATCAAGAATTAGAAAAACATAACATTGCTGATGTAGCAGATGATGACACTAGAAAAGAAGATGAAAATTAA
- a CDS encoding DUF402 domain-containing protein, whose amino-acid sequence MEENEITSFNDLLKDLPQSKKENEFCKRQLFEMGQITSIKAFKYDGTLYRQYEGAKIVANLDDFVVILLIKSKVAEDNISWVVSDPILFFFAKNRFYNAVVTLNKKKDNYIYINLASPFYIEDGIVKYIDFDIDIKSYVDKDFNVVDWQDFKKSITEYKYPLKLIYRIYDELDFLQEQHYAKSGIFSKKLIDNITRMLIESGDI is encoded by the coding sequence ATGGAAGAAAATGAAATTACTAGCTTTAATGACCTTTTAAAAGACTTGCCCCAATCAAAGAAAGAAAATGAATTTTGCAAACGTCAATTGTTTGAAATGGGGCAAATTACTTCGATAAAGGCATTTAAGTACGACGGGACATTATACCGTCAATATGAGGGTGCAAAAATTGTTGCTAATTTAGATGACTTCGTGGTTATTTTGTTAATTAAAAGCAAAGTGGCAGAAGATAATATTAGTTGAGTTGTTTCTGATCCGATTTTATTTTTCTTTGCTAAAAATCGCTTTTATAATGCCGTTGTCACCTTAAATAAGAAAAAAGATAATTATATATATATTAATCTAGCAAGTCCTTTTTATATTGAAGATGGAATTGTTAAGTACATCGATTTTGATATTGATATTAAAAGTTATGTAGATAAAGATTTTAATGTTGTGGATTGACAGGATTTTAAGAAATCCATTACCGAGTATAAATATCCACTTAAACTAATATATCGAATATATGACGAACTTGATTTTCTTCAGGAACAACACTATGCTAAAAGCGGAATTTTTTCAAAGAAGCTAATTGATAATATTACGAGAATGTTAATTGAATCTGGCGATATTTAA
- the trmB gene encoding tRNA (guanosine(46)-N7)-methyltransferase TrmB codes for MRLRFNKNAEEIIKNSKFSIQELPYTISNETVLEIGMGKGSMLSELAKNHPNITYIGLEKYSTPAMSAIKKINELQLNNMYILVADAIELEKYFNGKFKTIWLTFSDPWPKKRHFKRRLVYRDFLKQYEKLLAEDGVIYFKSDNEGLYNYALEELAEYQAKIIYKSEDFHNCDFNIENCFTDYERKFYNEGKAIKFIAFSFQK; via the coding sequence ATGAGACTTAGATTTAATAAAAATGCTGAAGAAATTATTAAAAACAGCAAATTTTCAATACAAGAATTACCTTATACTATAAGCAATGAAACAGTTCTTGAAATTGGAATGGGAAAAGGCAGTATGCTATCAGAGCTTGCCAAAAATCATCCTAATATAACATATATTGGTTTAGAAAAATACTCAACTCCAGCTATGAGCGCAATAAAAAAAATTAATGAATTGCAACTAAATAATATGTACATTTTGGTAGCTGATGCTATCGAATTAGAGAAATATTTTAATGGTAAATTTAAAACAATATGATTAACATTTTCTGATCCTTGACCAAAGAAAAGACACTTTAAAAGAAGACTTGTATATCGTGATTTTTTAAAACAATATGAAAAACTTTTGGCAGAAGATGGTGTAATTTATTTCAAAAGTGATAACGAAGGATTATACAATTATGCTCTAGAAGAATTAGCTGAGTATCAAGCTAAAATTATCTACAAATCTGAAGATTTTCATAATTGTGATTTTAATATTGAAAATTGTTTTACTGATTATGAAAGAAAATTTTATAATGAAGGTAAGGCAATTAAATTTATTGCATTTAGTTTTCAAAAATAG